Proteins from one Mucilaginibacter jinjuensis genomic window:
- a CDS encoding gliding motility-associated C-terminal domain-containing protein: protein MKKLLLLILITLGYASYTAAIAGRYNPPPATFPTTITGPVADGGNVTSSPIAITIALDKTASPALKLSDFAIPTANGTLSGLTEKVTLTYLNQFGTIGSGNGNLNQPNDLAVDAAGNTYVTDGNNLTANSGNNRVEIFDKNGAYVGQFGSFGVSNEQFNQPYGIAVSTSGVIYVADAGNNRVQVFSSPGIYLTSIGTSGTIATGQLNKPQGIYLDEGHHELYVADAGNNRVAVFDTNLGTLSRQYGSSGSASGQFAGPSGVVVTGGVIYVTDSGNRRIVKFDMAGNPLGTIGVPGTGNGEFLSPAGITTDGIGKIYVVDKSTTSRVEIFDIATDGFLGIGGSTGVGDGNLRFPSGITADKNGNIYVADRNNNRVETFTAKEQYTVNLVPTGNGPELITINLASVVKDISGEFNALATYSVNYTATPASPTNLVATSLDGSYRLDWEDANSISDNINGYNIYEGSSSTNLTILTSVDANTTTYQSEISVTNGTPLYFYIKAATTNKESSPSNVVMVIPKGNPTITAGTIPNKKYNDASFDIQPLLHPSSASAGAFTYSLDPSSVGATLTAPSTINIVGVGHVDIIISQAATTTYNAATLHVGFDIDKDTPQINWSPATTLTYGTELGAGYFSATATKAGTTTPALAGSTAITYSYNNSPIDEHTILPVGNDDLIATYVPSSPDDANYSGTGKTVTVHVGQASPLINWALSGTYPAKTAISTLETATVTGIGGVTLNGNKVYSPSGGQLHYTGSAQDLTVTYTPSSPDDVSYTGGSKTISVTVTQLDPSLNWADQGHIAYGTGLPAGIFDASVLTAGLTGHFTYTESAGTVLSKGVHTLHAHFVPDDTDYAPKDITTQITVDAAIPQIVWTDPLAPITYGTALSNVQLNATTVGNVSGNMSYSQLLGTVLPVGSGEVITATFTASDPNYDPTPVVFTSHIDVNRATPQINWTPSTTLTYGVELGLAYFNATATKAGTVTPALQGTITYSYNNSPIDEHTILPVGNDDLIATYVPSSPDDANYSGTGKTVTVHVGQASPLINWALSGTYPAKTAISTLETATVTGIGGVTLNGNKVYSPSGGQLHYTGSAQDLTVTYTPSSPDDVSYTGGSKTISVTVTQLDPSLNWADQGHIAYGTGLPAGIFDASVLTAGLTGHFTYTESAGTVLSKGVHTLHAHFVPDDTDYAPKDITTQITVDAAIPQIVWTDPLAPITYGTALSNVQLNATTVGNVSGNMSYSQPLGTVLPVGSGEVITATFTASDPNYDPTPVVFTSHIDVNRATPQINWTPSTTLTYGVELGLAYFNATATKAGRVTPALQGTITYSYNNSPIDEHTILPVGNDDLIATYVPSSPDDANYSGTGKTVTVHVGQASPLINWALSGTYPAKTAISTLETATVTGIGGVTLNGNKVYSPSGGQLHYTGSAQDLTVTYTPSSPDDVSYTGGSKTISVTVTQLDPSLNWADQGHIAYGTGLPAGIFDASVLTAGLTGHFTYTESAGTVLSKGVHTLHAHFVPDDTDYAPKDITTQITVDAAIPQIVWTDPLAPITYGTALSNVQLNATTVGNVSGNMSYSQLLGTVLPVGSGEVITATFTASDPNYDPTPVVFTSHITVGQVTPAITWNPLPMTVGTALTMDQLNASTVTTTGTFTFNPPLGTIMNTQGNQTLAAKFTPTDAVNYKTVNVLATVTVNPVNISAINPQINWADPAPISYGTVLGRTQLNATATVPNTTTPVIGVFSYTPDATSSVLPVGTHTITAYFTPTNTALYNQVSKTVSITVTPVTPVIIWTKPVAISVGTVLSNAQLNAQITNSIDGTFVYTPAIGSVMNTVGTGQPLSVVFHPTDTRNYTDNITANTTIDVYAVDITKITPVINWNRPADITYGTLINSVQQNATTADASIHGTFTYSTDGTVIPLAVGSRTLSVTFTPTDGAHYNPANQSVTINVKPAQPVISWTAPGPITYGTALSANQLNATANVDGTFVYSPNFGEVLNVGTQTLLATFTPGSNNYQVAGKTVSITVNKANPVIAWATPSNIAQGVALSATQLNATANVPGTFVYTPAIGDVLNAGANQTLSVTFTPTDASNYNSVTKTVQIGVGKLTPVLTWTNPTAITYGTALGDQQLYASTTVPGTFTYSPAAGTVLHAGSNQTLAVTFTPTDAVNYITVTKNVAITVSKAALNVSTNDVSRPYNQPNPDFTINYSGFVNGDTQANLTTQATATTTATTASLVGIYPITVNGAVSNDYTFRYVNATLTVTTIGRNLTFNQLPVKTYGDPDFDAGATATSGEPIIYTSSNTAVATIVNGQIHIVGAGYVTITASLPVNPDYNTTPSISQFMVVNKAAQTIDFANIPVQLRGTTYDLSNIKSSSGLPVTFTTNDPVIASINGLTVSSLRVGITGIVANQAGDANYYAANTVVRNLEVKDLNREVIVHPAVSPNGDGINDVLYIEGINEHPDNRVTIINRNGVRVYEINGYDNTNKFFDGRSNFTGAKQQAGTYFYLVEYVVNGVGRHLTGYFVLKYD from the coding sequence CAATACTTATGTTACCGATGGTAATAACCTTACCGCTAATAGTGGCAATAACCGTGTTGAAATTTTTGATAAAAATGGTGCTTATGTGGGGCAGTTTGGATCTTTTGGTGTTAGTAATGAGCAGTTTAATCAACCTTATGGTATTGCAGTTAGTACGAGTGGAGTTATTTATGTGGCGGACGCAGGTAATAATCGTGTACAGGTATTTAGCAGTCCGGGTATTTATTTAACCTCTATTGGCACTAGTGGTACAATTGCTACGGGTCAGTTAAACAAACCACAGGGTATTTATTTAGACGAGGGGCATCATGAGCTATATGTTGCCGATGCCGGAAATAACAGGGTCGCTGTATTTGATACTAATTTGGGCACACTTTCAAGACAATATGGTAGTAGTGGTAGTGCATCGGGGCAATTTGCTGGTCCTTCGGGTGTAGTAGTTACAGGTGGGGTTATTTATGTAACAGATTCTGGTAATAGAAGAATTGTAAAATTTGATATGGCCGGTAATCCTCTTGGCACAATAGGTGTGCCTGGTACTGGCAACGGAGAGTTTTTATCACCGGCGGGTATAACAACAGATGGAATAGGAAAAATTTATGTTGTTGACAAAAGTACCACATCGCGGGTGGAGATATTTGATATCGCTACTGATGGATTTTTAGGAATAGGAGGATCGACAGGTGTAGGTGATGGGAACCTTAGATTTCCGTCTGGAATTACAGCCGATAAAAATGGGAATATTTATGTAGCAGACCGGAATAATAATAGGGTAGAAACATTTACAGCTAAAGAACAATATACTGTAAACTTGGTACCTACAGGTAATGGGCCTGAGTTGATAACTATAAATTTAGCTTCAGTAGTAAAGGATATTAGCGGAGAATTTAATGCACTAGCTACCTATAGTGTAAATTATACTGCCACACCAGCAAGCCCAACTAATTTGGTTGCAACTTCGCTCGATGGTAGTTATCGATTAGATTGGGAGGATGCCAACAGCATTAGCGATAATATAAACGGTTACAATATATATGAAGGCTCATCAAGCACTAATTTAACCATTCTTACAAGTGTTGACGCAAATACCACAACATATCAGTCTGAAATATCAGTGACCAACGGTACTCCCTTGTATTTTTATATAAAAGCAGCTACAACAAATAAAGAAAGCAGCCCTTCTAATGTTGTGATGGTAATACCGAAAGGTAACCCAACTATAACAGCAGGTACTATACCTAATAAAAAATATAATGATGCTTCGTTTGACATCCAACCACTTTTACATCCGTCATCAGCATCTGCCGGAGCATTTACCTATTCATTAGATCCATCGAGCGTTGGTGCTACACTTACTGCTCCAAGTACTATAAACATAGTAGGAGTGGGGCATGTAGATATTATTATTTCACAAGCTGCAACTACCACATATAACGCCGCTACACTTCATGTTGGTTTTGATATAGACAAAGATACGCCACAGATCAACTGGTCACCAGCAACAACACTGACTTATGGAACTGAATTAGGAGCTGGATATTTTAGTGCAACTGCGACGAAAGCGGGCACGACTACGCCGGCTCTTGCGGGTAGTACAGCAATAACATATAGCTATAATAATTCTCCGATAGACGAGCATACGATTTTACCCGTTGGAAACGATGACCTGATCGCGACGTATGTACCGTCCTCACCAGATGATGCGAACTATAGCGGCACGGGCAAAACGGTAACAGTGCATGTGGGCCAGGCTTCACCATTGATCAACTGGGCTTTATCAGGCACATATCCTGCCAAGACAGCTATCAGTACGCTGGAAACGGCGACGGTTACGGGTATAGGTGGTGTAACGCTAAATGGAAACAAGGTCTACAGTCCATCAGGCGGGCAGTTACATTATACGGGATCTGCTCAGGACCTGACAGTAACTTATACGCCATCTTCACCGGATGACGTGAGTTATACCGGGGGTAGTAAAACGATATCGGTTACGGTAACACAACTTGACCCGTCGCTGAACTGGGCAGACCAGGGTCATATTGCGTACGGTACTGGATTACCGGCAGGGATATTCGATGCATCGGTATTAACAGCAGGTTTAACCGGGCATTTCACTTATACAGAAAGTGCCGGTACCGTATTAAGCAAAGGTGTGCATACGTTACACGCACACTTTGTACCTGATGATACAGACTATGCGCCAAAAGACATAACGACCCAGATCACGGTAGATGCGGCTATCCCTCAGATCGTATGGACAGACCCGCTGGCCCCGATCACTTATGGCACGGCGTTAAGCAATGTCCAGTTGAATGCAACGACAGTTGGTAATGTGAGTGGCAACATGAGCTACAGCCAGCTGCTGGGCACGGTATTACCTGTAGGGAGCGGCGAGGTGATCACGGCGACATTTACGGCCAGTGACCCGAACTATGACCCAACACCTGTTGTGTTCACCTCACATATTGATGTAAACCGGGCAACGCCACAGATCAACTGGACCCCATCGACGACACTGACTTATGGGGTAGAGTTGGGGTTGGCATACTTTAATGCAACGGCTACGAAAGCAGGTACGGTAACACCTGCCCTGCAAGGCACAATAACATATAGCTATAATAATTCTCCGATAGACGAGCATACGATTTTACCCGTTGGAAACGATGACCTGATCGCGACGTATGTACCGTCCTCACCAGATGATGCGAACTATAGCGGCACGGGCAAAACGGTAACAGTGCATGTGGGCCAGGCTTCACCATTGATCAACTGGGCTTTATCAGGCACATATCCTGCCAAGACAGCTATCAGTACGCTGGAAACGGCGACGGTTACGGGTATAGGTGGTGTAACGCTAAATGGAAACAAGGTCTACAGTCCATCAGGCGGGCAGTTACATTATACGGGATCTGCTCAGGACCTGACAGTAACTTATACGCCATCTTCACCGGATGACGTGAGTTATACCGGGGGTAGTAAAACGATATCGGTTACGGTAACACAACTTGACCCGTCGCTGAACTGGGCAGACCAGGGTCATATTGCGTACGGTACTGGATTACCGGCAGGGATATTCGATGCATCGGTATTAACAGCAGGTTTAACCGGGCATTTCACTTATACAGAAAGTGCCGGTACCGTATTAAGCAAAGGTGTGCATACGTTACACGCACATTTTGTACCTGACGATACGGACTATGCGCCAAAAGACATAACGACCCAGATTACGGTAGATGCGGCTATCCCTCAGATCGTATGGACAGACCCGCTGGCCCCGATCACTTATGGTACGGCGTTAAGCAATGTCCAGCTAAATGCAACGACAGTTGGTAATGTGAGTGGCAACATGAGCTACAGCCAGCCGCTGGGCACGGTATTACCTGTAGGGAGCGGCGAGGTGATCACGGCGACGTTTACGGCCAGTGACCCGAACTATGACCCAACACCTGTTGTGTTCACCTCACATATTGATGTAAACCGGGCAACGCCACAGATCAACTGGACCCCATCGACGACACTGACTTATGGGGTAGAGTTGGGGTTGGCATACTTTAATGCAACGGCTACGAAAGCAGGTAGGGTAACACCTGCCCTGCAAGGCACAATAACATATAGCTATAATAATTCTCCGATAGACGAGCATACGATTTTACCCGTTGGAAACGATGACCTGATCGCGACGTATGTACCGTCCTCACCAGATGATGCGAACTATAGCGGCACGGGCAAAACGGTAACAGTGCATGTGGGCCAGGCTTCACCATTGATCAACTGGGCTTTATCAGGCACATATCCTGCCAAGACAGCTATCAGTACGCTGGAAACGGCGACGGTTACGGGTATAGGTGGTGTAACGCTAAATGGAAACAAGGTCTACAGTCCATCAGGCGGGCAGTTACATTATACGGGATCTGCTCAGGACCTGACAGTAACTTATACGCCATCTTCACCGGATGACGTGAGTTATACCGGGGGTAGTAAAACGATATCGGTTACGGTAACACAACTTGACCCGTCGCTGAACTGGGCAGACCAGGGTCATATTGCGTACGGTACTGGATTACCGGCAGGGATATTCGATGCATCGGTATTAACAGCAGGTTTAACCGGGCATTTCACTTATACAGAAAGTGCCGGTACCGTATTAAGCAAAGGTGTGCATACGTTACACGCACACTTTGTACCTGATGATACAGACTATGCGCCAAAAGACATAACGACCCAGATCACGGTAGATGCGGCTATCCCTCAGATCGTATGGACAGACCCGCTGGCCCCGATCACTTATGGCACGGCGTTAAGCAATGTCCAGTTGAATGCAACGACAGTTGGTAATGTGAGTGGCAACATGAGCTACAGCCAGCTGCTGGGCACGGTATTACCTGTAGGGAGCGGCGAGGTGATCACGGCGACATTTACGGCCAGTGACCCGAACTATGACCCAACACCTGTTGTGTTCACCTCACATATTACCGTGGGCCAAGTTACCCCTGCTATTACATGGAACCCACTGCCTATGACGGTAGGTACTGCATTAACAATGGATCAATTAAATGCCAGTACTGTTACGACAACAGGAACTTTTACCTTCAATCCGCCCTTGGGTACAATTATGAATACACAGGGGAATCAAACACTAGCAGCTAAGTTTACGCCAACAGATGCAGTTAATTATAAAACTGTAAATGTATTAGCAACAGTAACTGTTAACCCTGTAAATATATCAGCAATTAATCCACAAATTAACTGGGCTGATCCTGCGCCTATTAGTTATGGTACAGTACTTGGCAGGACTCAACTTAACGCAACTGCTACGGTGCCAAACACTACAACACCAGTAATAGGCGTATTTAGCTACACGCCTGATGCTACAAGTAGTGTATTACCAGTGGGCACTCATACAATCACAGCTTACTTTACTCCAACAAATACTGCCCTTTACAATCAGGTCAGTAAAACAGTTTCTATTACAGTAACTCCGGTAACACCCGTAATTATTTGGACTAAACCTGTAGCTATATCTGTAGGTACAGTATTAAGTAACGCACAGTTGAATGCACAAATCACTAACTCTATAGATGGTACGTTTGTTTACACACCTGCAATAGGTAGTGTGATGAATACAGTTGGGACCGGCCAGCCATTATCGGTTGTGTTTCATCCAACAGATACCCGTAATTATACCGATAATATTACGGCTAATACAACTATTGACGTATACGCTGTTGACATAACTAAGATAACCCCGGTAATTAACTGGAATAGACCTGCTGATATTACCTATGGTACATTAATAAATTCGGTACAACAGAATGCTACCACGGCTGATGCCAGTATCCATGGTACATTTACTTATTCGACAGACGGAACCGTTATTCCTTTAGCAGTAGGAAGCCGTACCTTATCTGTAACATTTACACCAACTGATGGGGCGCATTATAATCCGGCTAATCAATCAGTAACTATTAATGTAAAACCTGCACAGCCTGTAATTAGCTGGACAGCCCCGGGGCCTATTACTTATGGCACGGCATTAAGCGCTAACCAACTTAATGCTACAGCCAATGTTGATGGTACATTTGTTTACTCACCTAATTTTGGCGAAGTGTTAAATGTGGGTACGCAAACGTTATTAGCCACTTTTACTCCGGGTAGTAATAATTATCAGGTTGCAGGTAAAACAGTTAGCATAACTGTTAACAAGGCTAACCCTGTAATAGCCTGGGCAACCCCATCAAATATTGCTCAGGGTGTGGCGTTAAGCGCAACACAACTTAATGCAACGGCCAATGTACCGGGTACATTTGTTTATACCCCGGCAATTGGAGATGTGCTTAATGCAGGTGCAAATCAAACCTTGTCGGTAACATTTACACCTACAGATGCCAGCAATTACAATTCAGTTACCAAAACTGTACAGATAGGCGTGGGCAAACTTACACCGGTACTTACCTGGACTAACCCTACAGCTATTACTTATGGTACAGCATTGGGCGATCAGCAATTGTATGCTTCTACCACCGTGCCAGGTACGTTTACCTATTCGCCTGCTGCGGGTACTGTATTGCATGCAGGATCCAACCAAACCCTGGCGGTAACATTTACCCCAACTGATGCTGTAAATTATATAACAGTAACTAAAAATGTAGCTATTACCGTTAGTAAGGCAGCATTGAATGTTTCTACTAACGATGTATCTCGCCCTTATAATCAGCCTAATCCTGATTTTACAATCAACTATTCGGGCTTTGTAAATGGCGATACGCAGGCTAATCTTACAACGCAAGCTACTGCAACTACAACGGCCACTACTGCGTCGTTAGTTGGTATTTATCCAATTACGGTTAACGGGGCCGTATCTAACGATTATACCTTCAGGTATGTAAATGCAACGCTTACTGTTACTACTATTGGCCGTAACCTTACGTTTAACCAATTACCGGTTAAAACGTATGGCGACCCTGATTTTGATGCCGGTGCAACAGCCACCAGCGGTGAGCCTATTATATATACCAGCAGCAATACTGCCGTGGCAACTATAGTGAATGGCCAGATACACATTGTGGGTGCCGGTTATGTAACTATTACAGCATCGCTGCCTGTAAACCCTGATTATAATACTACACCATCCATCAGTCAGTTTATGGTTGTAAACAAGGCTGCGCAAACTATTGATTTTGCCAATATCCCTGTACAGCTTCGCGGCACTACTTATGATCTGAGCAATATTAAATCGAGCTCGGGCCTGCCGGTAACCTTTACCACCAACGATCCAGTGATTGCATCGATAAATGGATTAACAGTTAGCTCGCTTCGGGTAGGTATTACTGGTATTGTTGCCAACCAGGCTGGAGACGCTAATTATTATGCGGCTAATACTGTAGTGCGAAACCTTGAGGTGAAAGATCTTAACCGAGAGGTAATTGTACATCCTGCGGTATCACCTAACGGCGACGGGATAAATGATGTGTTATACATTGAAGGTATTAATGAGCATCCTGATAACCGTGTTACTATTATTAACAGAAACGGCGTAAGGGTGTATGAAATTAATGGTTATGACAATACTAATAAGTTTTTTGACGGACGATCTAACTTTACCGGTGCTAAACAACAGGCAGGTACTTATTTCTACCTGGTTGAATACGTAGTAAATGGTGTTGGAAGGCACTTAACAGGATATTTTGTATTGAAGTATGATTAG
- a CDS encoding PorP/SprF family type IX secretion system membrane protein, with the protein MMKNITKAILICLLSVGVGTVARAQQQFTYSQYMNNQTPLNPAYSLLDQNGSLNALLRKQWTGIPGSPTTFIFNGSMPLEAINGSAGVVVMNDQFAVEHLTEINAFFAKSINLSEKTHLGVSLNAGIRNYVANYSSLDANDPLFRDDVRQNKPNFGFGVMLYSDEYFLGVAVPELTFTSLGTASIQDNTYFRNHYNFSGAYLIDGGKDLKVKPAFLATYTKGIPFVANFSTTMYLKNVFGIGADYRTNNEMAGIVSFMFANFRLGYSYQFGTASNNIGGFNNSTNEITLTYRFGQHLEDINLL; encoded by the coding sequence ATGATGAAAAATATTACCAAAGCTATATTAATTTGCCTGCTAAGTGTAGGTGTTGGTACTGTGGCCCGGGCCCAGCAGCAATTTACCTATAGCCAGTATATGAATAACCAAACGCCGCTTAATCCGGCATATTCATTATTGGATCAAAACGGGTCATTAAACGCCCTGCTGCGTAAACAGTGGACAGGTATACCAGGCTCGCCCACTACGTTTATTTTTAACGGTAGTATGCCGCTCGAAGCTATTAATGGTTCGGCAGGTGTTGTTGTGATGAACGACCAGTTTGCCGTGGAACACTTAACCGAGATCAATGCCTTTTTTGCCAAGAGTATTAACCTGAGTGAGAAGACGCATTTAGGTGTATCGCTTAATGCAGGTATCCGTAACTATGTGGCCAACTATTCGTCATTAGATGCTAACGACCCGCTATTCCGTGACGATGTTCGCCAGAACAAGCCCAACTTTGGTTTTGGTGTGATGCTTTATTCTGATGAGTACTTTTTAGGTGTGGCAGTTCCTGAACTAACTTTTACTTCATTAGGCACGGCATCTATCCAGGATAATACTTATTTCCGTAACCACTATAACTTCTCGGGCGCTTACCTGATTGATGGCGGGAAAGATCTCAAAGTAAAGCCGGCTTTCCTGGCCACTTATACCAAGGGTATTCCTTTTGTGGCTAACTTTTCGACCACTATGTACCTTAAAAATGTATTTGGCATAGGAGCCGATTATCGTACTAATAATGAAATGGCGGGTATTGTAAGCTTCATGTTTGCTAATTTCCGCCTGGGATACAGCTATCAGTTCGGTACAGCATCAAACAACATTGGCGGGTTCAATAACTCAACCAATGAGATCACATTAACCTACCGCTTCGGTCAGCACCTGGAAGATATTAACCTGTTATAA
- a CDS encoding LytR/AlgR family response regulator transcription factor, translated as MRLSCYIVDDELHAIEVLVDHIESIKDLQLLGYSTNPVAGLHEVNSQKPDVLFLDIDMPNLDGIEFRKLIKQDIRVIFTTASPNFALDAFEVSAFDYLLKPVSYSRFQRAINKLNQFVSVTDQPEIKLKDDFFFIKCENKGKVVKINFDDIMYVESNSNYVIVSTKDTKYNTYLTLKEIKARLPDNSFFRIHKSFVINHTKINYIDGNQVVLTDKSVLQLGNTYREAFFDLVNKHIIKTSR; from the coding sequence ATGAGATTGAGCTGCTATATAGTTGATGATGAGTTGCATGCGATAGAAGTATTAGTAGATCATATTGAATCGATAAAAGATCTTCAATTATTGGGCTACAGTACTAACCCCGTTGCCGGCCTACACGAAGTGAATTCACAAAAACCCGATGTGCTTTTCCTGGATATCGACATGCCTAACCTGGATGGTATTGAGTTTAGAAAATTAATAAAACAGGACATTAGGGTTATCTTCACTACAGCCTCTCCCAACTTCGCGTTGGATGCGTTTGAAGTTTCGGCTTTTGATTATTTATTGAAGCCCGTTTCGTACTCCCGTTTTCAAAGGGCCATCAATAAATTAAACCAGTTTGTAAGTGTTACTGACCAACCCGAGATAAAATTGAAAGATGATTTCTTCTTTATCAAATGTGAAAACAAAGGGAAAGTGGTAAAAATTAACTTTGATGATATTATGTACGTAGAATCTAACAGTAACTATGTTATAGTAAGCACCAAAGACACAAAGTATAATACCTATTTAACGCTAAAAGAAATTAAGGCAAGGTTACCTGATAATTCCTTCTTCAGGATTCATAAATCATTCGTGATCAATCATACCAAAATTAATTATATAGACGGCAACCAGGTGGTATTAACAGACAAAAGTGTTTTACAATTGGGTAATACGTATCGTGAAGCCTTCTTTGACCTTGTAAACAAGCACATTATTAAAACTTCACGATAG